Proteins co-encoded in one endosymbiont 'TC1' of Trimyema compressum genomic window:
- a CDS encoding type II secretion system F family protein, which translates to MENSLKRSLQDLENIHGEDGLLSPYLKKCLYYYGLGKPIESGLFELTQLYPFDWLAGFIDMIGIARIKVGDFINLIKKTSQIISDRIEIEGEIEVVLAKQNLELKILRGMPFILLLILKNLYPEMIVFLTSQFSGQLYFLIAFSVTAFIYRYEYIHMKSIIKKKKNSFFKSISSISKSFKNIFGSWCNIRK; encoded by the coding sequence ATGGAGAATAGTTTGAAGAGAAGTCTTCAAGATTTAGAAAATATTCATGGCGAGGATGGCTTGCTGAGCCCTTATTTAAAAAAGTGTCTTTATTATTATGGATTGGGCAAACCTATTGAAAGTGGCTTATTTGAATTAACTCAGTTATATCCTTTTGATTGGTTAGCAGGCTTTATTGATATGATTGGAATCGCACGCATTAAAGTAGGGGATTTCATTAATCTTATTAAAAAAACAAGTCAAATTATTAGTGATCGTATAGAAATTGAAGGTGAAATAGAAGTAGTATTGGCAAAACAAAACCTAGAGCTGAAGATACTACGAGGCATGCCATTTATTCTCTTATTAATTTTGAAAAATCTTTATCCTGAAATGATTGTATTTTTAACCAGCCAGTTTTCAGGTCAACTGTATTTTCTAATAGCCTTTAGTGTAACTGCCTTCATTTATCGGTATGAGTACATTCATATGAAAAGTATTATTAAAAAAAAGAAAAATTCATTTTTTAAAAGTATATCCTCAATTTCTAAATCATTTAAAAATATATTTGGGAGCTGGTGTAACATTAGAAAATAG
- a CDS encoding Fic family protein, whose amino-acid sequence MDKPEFIKKLASLVLDLNHIHPFREGNGRALRELIREIATNHGYSLR is encoded by the coding sequence ATGGATAAGCCTGAATTTATTAAAAAGCTGGCTTCTTTAGTATTAGATCTTAATCATATTCATCCTTTTCGAGAAGGAAATGGAAGAGCCTTAAGAGAACTGATACGGGAAATTGCAACTAACCATGGCTATAGCTTAAGATAG
- a CDS encoding Flp pilus assembly complex ATPase component TadA, which produces MEKEIKQKVLEIIEGKVLNNREIRELIIEEVFTYNEKYSSSFKERNQLVESIYNSICSYDILTPLLKDDSINEIMVNGHRAIFYEKGGLLFKCENTFESEERILHIIQNMVGKVNRVVNESTPIVDARLNDGSRINVVLPPASLGGAYSYY; this is translated from the coding sequence ATGGAAAAAGAAATTAAGCAAAAAGTTTTAGAAATTATTGAAGGTAAAGTCCTTAATAATAGGGAAATTAGAGAACTTATTATTGAAGAAGTATTTACCTATAATGAAAAGTATTCTAGTTCTTTTAAGGAGAGAAATCAGCTTGTTGAGAGTATTTACAATAGCATTTGTAGTTATGATATTCTGACACCGCTTTTAAAAGATGATTCAATTAATGAAATAATGGTTAATGGGCATAGAGCAATTTTTTATGAGAAAGGAGGACTTTTATTTAAGTGTGAGAATACCTTTGAATCAGAAGAACGGATCTTGCATATTATTCAAAACATGGTGGGTAAGGTAAATCGTGTTGTTAATGAATCTACACCTATTGTGGATGCGAGGCTAAATGATGGCTCTAGAATCAATGTGGTTTTACCTCCAGCTTCCCTAGGAGGGGCCTATTCTTACTATTAG
- a CDS encoding ATPase, T2SS/T4P/T4SS family, protein MLTIRKFSKEFLKGDDLVRFGSITEEVLELLKHLVACKYNIFISGGTSSGKTTFLNLLATFISPKERVITIEDSAELKLMGLENLISMEARSNNLEGKGGISIADLIKTSLRMRPDRIIVGESQRWRGIPYVNSYEYRS, encoded by the coding sequence ATTCTTACTATTAGAAAATTTTCAAAAGAATTCTTAAAAGGTGACGATTTAGTTCGCTTTGGTTCTATAACGGAAGAAGTATTAGAATTATTAAAACATTTAGTTGCCTGTAAATATAATATTTTCATTAGCGGTGGCACTAGCTCAGGAAAAACTACATTTTTAAATTTATTAGCAACCTTTATATCTCCTAAGGAAAGGGTGATTACTATTGAAGATTCAGCAGAATTAAAATTAATGGGACTTGAAAACTTAATCTCAATGGAGGCAAGGAGCAATAATCTAGAGGGCAAAGGAGGAATTAGTATTGCTGATTTAATAAAAACATCTCTGCGGATGCGACCTGATAGAATTATTGTAGGAGAAAGCCAGAGGTGGAGAGGCATTCCATATGTTAACAGCTATGAATACAGGTCATGA
- a CDS encoding molybdopterin-binding protein: MKIFSVEDAIGEKISHELTGITPGSDTKTIFPKGHIITIDDVETLKNMGKYEIFILDENSSLIHENEGAHSLGIRGIGSHLAVGEPKEGKVFVTAKKDGLLIIDIERLKTINLIDGLMVSAKRNYSAVKKGDKIAVFGVTPLEIEESIIDEGLVLLSQPLVSIKPFHQMKIGLITTGTEIYSGRIKDAFYPYVDSKVKPYGSHIAEQLILPDNKEEVKDALDSFLKNKFDIILLTGGMSVDANDITKEVILERDDMEVIAYGSPVLPGAMFMVAYRQDTPVIGLPAGLLRGGPSVFDIVLPLLLAKEKITKDYIASLAHGGLL; the protein is encoded by the coding sequence ATGAAAATTTTTTCTGTAGAGGATGCTATTGGGGAAAAAATTAGTCATGAGTTAACAGGTATTACTCCTGGCAGTGACACCAAAACTATTTTTCCTAAAGGCCATATTATTACAATTGATGATGTTGAAACATTAAAAAATATGGGGAAATATGAAATCTTTATTTTAGATGAAAACTCTTCTTTGATTCATGAAAATGAAGGTGCTCACTCTCTGGGTATTAGAGGGATAGGATCTCATTTAGCAGTTGGTGAACCAAAAGAAGGTAAAGTTTTTGTAACAGCAAAAAAAGATGGTTTATTAATTATTGATATTGAACGTTTAAAAACTATTAATTTAATTGATGGCTTAATGGTTTCTGCTAAAAGAAATTATTCTGCTGTAAAAAAAGGGGATAAAATTGCAGTTTTTGGGGTAACACCACTAGAAATTGAAGAATCTATTATAGATGAAGGATTAGTATTGCTCAGTCAACCTTTAGTTAGTATTAAACCTTTTCATCAAATGAAAATTGGTTTAATTACTACAGGGACTGAAATATATTCTGGGAGAATTAAAGATGCCTTCTATCCCTATGTTGATAGTAAAGTAAAGCCTTATGGTTCTCATATTGCAGAACAATTGATTCTGCCAGATAATAAAGAAGAAGTTAAAGATGCTCTTGATTCTTTTTTAAAGAATAAATTTGATATTATTTTATTAACTGGGGGGATGTCTGTAGATGCTAACGATATAACAAAAGAAGTTATTCTTGAAAGAGATGATATGGAGGTTATAGCTTATGGCTCACCAGTTCTTCCAGGCGCAATGTTTATGGTTGCATACCGCCAAGATACGCCTGTTATTGGCTTGCCTGCTGGTTTATTAAGAGGTGGCCCTTCTGTATTTGATATAGTATTACCCCTTCTATTAGCAAAAGAAAAAATTACCAAAGACTATATTGCTTCATTAGCCCACGGAGGCTTATTATAA
- a CDS encoding single-stranded DNA-binding protein, with translation MLNKVILIGRLVRDPELRYTPNGKAVANFTLAVDRGFKDKETGESQADFIRIVTWDKQAELCANNLAKGRLVAVEGSIRTGSYEKDGQKVYTTDIQATRVVFLDWGDKGVGGGGNNNASTTSDPFTPQNLEDDDIPF, from the coding sequence ATGCTTAATAAAGTTATTTTAATCGGTCGTTTAGTCAGAGATCCAGAATTGCGTTATACACCAAATGGTAAAGCGGTTGCAAACTTTACATTGGCTGTTGACAGAGGGTTTAAAGATAAAGAAACAGGTGAAAGCCAAGCAGACTTTATCAGAATTGTCACTTGGGATAAACAAGCAGAGTTATGTGCAAATAATTTGGCTAAAGGCAGATTAGTTGCAGTAGAAGGCAGTATCCGTACTGGCAGTTATGAAAAAGATGGACAAAAAGTATATACTACAGATATTCAAGCAACTCGAGTTGTATTCTTAGACTGGGGAGATAAAGGCGTAGGTGGTGGAGGAAACAATAATGCTTCAACAACTAGTGATCCATTTACACCTCAGAACCTAGAAGATGACGATATTCCGTTTTAG
- a CDS encoding flavodoxin family protein: MKLLILNGSPRMKGTTKRALSLLEESISLNKNDAEIDFYDISKMKLSACHNCDGCRRNGGTCVVADDGIFLQEKIFEADTLILGSPVYWWGITAQLKMVIDKFYSKEEIYFNKKMVKNIGLITVGASEVDNPQYRIIREQFECICRFLNWNLMFSKDIATRDKVDIMENDILMAEIKDLWKVI; this comes from the coding sequence ATGAAATTACTTATATTAAATGGAAGTCCAAGAATGAAAGGGACTACTAAAAGAGCCTTAAGTTTATTGGAAGAAAGTATTAGTTTAAATAAGAATGATGCGGAAATTGATTTTTATGATATATCAAAAATGAAGTTAAGCGCCTGTCATAATTGTGATGGCTGTAGAAGAAATGGCGGAACTTGTGTTGTGGCAGATGACGGTATTTTCTTACAAGAGAAAATATTTGAAGCAGATACACTTATTCTGGGTTCCCCTGTGTATTGGTGGGGTATTACAGCTCAACTAAAAATGGTTATTGATAAATTCTATTCTAAAGAAGAAATCTACTTTAATAAGAAAATGGTAAAGAATATTGGTTTAATTACGGTAGGGGCAAGTGAAGTAGATAATCCTCAGTATCGGATAATTAGAGAGCAGTTTGAGTGCATCTGTAGGTTCTTAAATTGGAATTTAATGTTCAGTAAAGATATTGCTACTCGAGATAAGGTTGATATAATGGAAAATGATATTTTAATGGCTGAAATTAAAGACTTGTGGAAAGTTATTTAG
- a CDS encoding NifB/NifX family molybdenum-iron cluster-binding protein, whose amino-acid sequence MILKPVRETVENVKRSSEGDIGVLSAKLIVDNKANVLLTPLCRENSRSIFNKANIKIFKTVSDSVEENLRAFFD is encoded by the coding sequence ATGATACTAAAACCAGTAAGAGAGACGGTAGAAAATGTTAAGCGTTCATCAGAAGGAGATATTGGTGTTTTATCAGCAAAGTTAATTGTAGATAATAAAGCGAATGTGTTATTAACGCCATTATGCAGGGAAAATTCAAGGTCAATATTTAATAAAGCAAATATTAAAATTTTTAAAACAGTCAGTGATTCAGTTGAAGAAAATTTGAGAGCTTTTTTTGATTGA
- a CDS encoding diacylglycerol/lipid kinase family protein: MDYKNVMLIYNREAGSNKIESVLPQMVLAYQKKGFLMIPFCLNISSKEDILPLLKNNNYAKIIISGGDGSINSIISFLLRIEIFVPIGILPAGTCNDLANSLGLPKNIKKASMIPLKNKTLPIDIGRVNNSHYFFSSLAGGYFTEMSYKTPTAAKKNLKQFAYYFKTATQFSSFKPFSLKATIDGQVIEKDVLMFAFSTGTQIAGFKNIIHDASLNDGKLDLFLIKVCSYFELPAILFNIMAGQFTESKYVTHFQGESFHLEGATDVPIVFDGDKGISLPLTVEVIKEKISLFIP, translated from the coding sequence ATGGATTACAAAAATGTCATGCTTATTTATAATAGAGAAGCTGGATCAAATAAAATTGAAAGCGTTCTCCCTCAAATGGTGTTAGCCTATCAAAAAAAAGGATTCTTAATGATTCCTTTTTGTTTAAATATATCTTCAAAAGAAGACATTTTACCTTTATTAAAAAACAATAATTATGCAAAAATCATTATCTCTGGTGGAGATGGTTCAATTAACTCCATTATTTCATTTCTTCTTAGAATTGAAATATTTGTTCCTATTGGCATTCTGCCAGCTGGCACTTGTAATGACCTAGCCAATAGTTTAGGTTTACCTAAAAACATTAAAAAAGCCAGTATGATTCCTTTAAAAAACAAAACTCTACCTATCGATATAGGCAGAGTCAATAATTCTCACTATTTTTTCAGTAGTCTGGCAGGAGGCTATTTTACAGAAATGTCCTATAAGACACCGACTGCTGCTAAAAAAAACTTAAAGCAATTTGCTTATTATTTTAAAACAGCTACTCAATTTTCTAGTTTTAAACCATTTAGCCTTAAAGCAACAATCGATGGTCAAGTTATTGAAAAAGATGTGCTTATGTTTGCTTTTAGTACTGGCACTCAAATAGCAGGATTTAAAAACATAATACACGATGCTTCCCTAAATGATGGAAAACTAGATCTCTTCCTAATAAAAGTTTGTTCCTACTTTGAATTACCAGCAATTCTATTCAACATAATGGCTGGTCAATTCACTGAAAGTAAGTATGTGACTCATTTTCAAGGAGAATCCTTTCATTTAGAAGGCGCTACTGATGTGCCAATTGTATTTGATGGTGATAAAGGCATAAGTCTTCCACTTACTGTCGAGGTAATAAAAGAAAAAATCTCTTTATTTATCCCTTAA
- a CDS encoding DUF134 domain-containing protein — protein MSRPIIRRNVCCMPKARRFGPLDISTDENLRQIITVDEYETIRLIDLEGLMQQECANQMGIARTTVQRIYNDARKKIANALVNGIPLFIEGGQYSLCGGKKKSCRCGGCEKHRLNMK, from the coding sequence ATGTCCAGACCTATTATAAGAAGAAATGTTTGTTGCATGCCTAAAGCAAGACGGTTTGGGCCTCTCGATATTTCTACAGATGAAAATTTAAGGCAAATAATTACTGTTGATGAATATGAAACAATTCGATTAATTGATTTAGAAGGACTAATGCAACAAGAGTGTGCCAATCAAATGGGTATAGCCCGTACAACTGTTCAGAGAATTTATAATGATGCTAGAAAAAAAATTGCCAATGCTTTAGTTAATGGTATCCCATTATTTATTGAGGGTGGACAATATAGCCTTTGCGGTGGCAAAAAGAAATCATGTCGCTGTGGCGGATGCGAAAAACACCGTTTAAATATGAAGTAA
- a CDS encoding DUF951 domain-containing protein — protein sequence MYRKGMIVTMKKKHPCGCNEWKILREGIDFRIECTQCKHSVMLSRQKFEKSVKKILRNKE from the coding sequence ATGTATAGAAAAGGCATGATAGTGACGATGAAGAAAAAACATCCCTGTGGTTGCAATGAATGGAAAATCCTTCGAGAAGGAATTGATTTTAGAATTGAGTGTACTCAATGCAAGCATTCTGTTATGTTATCCCGCCAGAAATTTGAAAAAAGTGTGAAAAAAATACTTAGGAATAAGGAGTGA